In Micromonospora sp. NBC_01813, the following are encoded in one genomic region:
- a CDS encoding DUF4230 domain-containing protein gives MSRSGDVNTPTREFPEYPEGQPGSQPSVVEPGSGGWRRGLFWFAGAIGLVVVLVLSTQAAGLLPSWRNPFAQQETDRTQPPVLQSIQDLSRFVAAEGSFQVVVDLEQDRRYVPDFLLNQRTLFIGVGTVEAYVDFGQIGEDAISVNEDGTSVQISLPAPQLTDADLDLTKSYVFAEQRGLLNRLGEVFGGDPNRQRQVYELAEERITGAASESGIAERAEENTSKMLTGLLRSLGYDTVTITYVAP, from the coding sequence ATGTCCCGCAGCGGCGATGTCAACACACCAACCCGGGAGTTTCCGGAATATCCGGAAGGTCAGCCGGGGTCGCAGCCGTCCGTCGTCGAGCCCGGGTCGGGCGGGTGGCGGCGCGGGCTCTTCTGGTTCGCCGGCGCGATCGGGCTGGTGGTGGTGCTGGTGCTGAGCACCCAGGCCGCCGGACTGCTGCCGAGTTGGCGCAACCCCTTCGCGCAGCAGGAGACAGACCGCACCCAACCGCCGGTGCTGCAATCGATCCAGGACCTGAGCAGGTTCGTCGCGGCGGAGGGCAGCTTCCAGGTGGTCGTCGACCTGGAACAGGACCGGCGGTACGTTCCGGACTTTTTGCTCAATCAACGCACTCTCTTCATAGGTGTTGGAACCGTAGAAGCGTATGTTGATTTCGGGCAGATCGGGGAAGATGCCATTTCTGTTAACGAAGATGGCACATCAGTGCAAATCAGTCTGCCTGCGCCGCAGCTGACCGATGCTGACCTCGACCTGACCAAGAGCTACGTATTCGCCGAGCAACGTGGGCTGCTCAATCGTCTCGGCGAGGTTTTCGGCGGTGACCCGAACCGGCAGCGACAGGTCTACGAGCTGGCCGAGGAGCGGATAACCGGAGCGGCCAGCGAGAGTGGGATCGCCGAACGGGCCGAGGAGAACACCAGTAAGATGTTGACCGGCCTGCTTCGGTCACTGGGGTACGACACGGTTACCATCACCTACGTGGCACCCTGA
- a CDS encoding glycosyltransferase family 2 protein, with translation MALSVRNDQVEVTVLLPCLNEAETLEVCISKARRALDELGIEGEVLVSDNGSTDGSQEIAVRAGARVSHAPIKGYGGALINGLDQARGRYVIMADADDSYDLSNLEPFVEALRSGHDVVMGNRFRGGIAPGAMPVLHRYLGNPVLSWLGRRLFNLKIGDFHCGIRGFDRDRIRQLQPCMPGMEFASELVVRAALNGYDIVEVPTTLSPDGRSRPPHLRTWRDGWRHLRFLLVFAPRKTLIWPGAALFLGGLVGTSLLELGPLVVGGIGFDVSTLVYTCLAMLVGAQLLLFGAFAQIYGRYEGITNLRQADRWSKYLKLETCTAGGVALILLGLVGTIVAIATWGASGFGSQDVSATMRVVLPSSTAIGLGATLIFAGLFFSLLSLRRVSAAVADQEVASPSTLATTAG, from the coding sequence GTGGCGCTGTCGGTGCGCAACGATCAGGTCGAGGTGACTGTTCTCCTGCCGTGCCTCAACGAGGCGGAGACGCTCGAGGTGTGCATCAGCAAGGCCCGCCGCGCTCTCGACGAACTCGGCATCGAGGGTGAGGTGCTGGTGAGCGACAACGGCTCCACCGACGGCTCGCAGGAGATCGCCGTCCGAGCCGGTGCCCGCGTCTCCCATGCCCCGATCAAGGGGTACGGCGGTGCGCTGATCAACGGTCTCGATCAGGCCCGCGGCCGATACGTGATCATGGCTGACGCGGACGACTCGTACGATTTGTCCAATCTGGAGCCGTTCGTCGAGGCGTTGCGCAGCGGCCACGACGTGGTCATGGGCAACCGGTTCCGGGGCGGCATCGCCCCGGGTGCGATGCCTGTCCTGCACCGCTACCTCGGCAACCCCGTCCTGTCCTGGCTCGGCCGTCGTCTGTTCAATCTCAAGATCGGCGACTTCCACTGCGGGATCCGCGGCTTCGACCGGGATCGCATCCGGCAACTGCAGCCGTGTATGCCAGGCATGGAGTTCGCCTCCGAGCTGGTGGTCCGGGCCGCGCTCAACGGGTACGACATCGTCGAGGTCCCGACCACGCTCAGCCCCGACGGGCGCAGTCGACCCCCGCATCTGCGTACCTGGCGGGACGGTTGGCGACACCTGCGGTTCCTGCTGGTCTTCGCCCCGCGAAAGACGCTCATCTGGCCGGGCGCGGCACTCTTCCTGGGCGGCCTCGTCGGCACCTCGCTGCTCGAGCTCGGTCCGCTCGTCGTCGGCGGCATCGGATTCGACGTCAGCACCCTGGTCTACACCTGTCTCGCGATGCTCGTCGGTGCGCAGTTGCTGCTGTTCGGGGCGTTCGCGCAGATCTACGGCAGGTACGAGGGCATCACCAATCTGCGACAGGCCGACCGGTGGAGCAAGTACCTCAAGCTGGAGACCTGTACCGCCGGCGGAGTGGCGCTGATCCTGCTCGGCCTGGTCGGCACCATCGTGGCGATCGCCACCTGGGGAGCGAGCGGCTTCGGCTCCCAGGACGTCAGCGCCACCATGCGGGTCGTGCTGCCCTCGTCGACGGCGATCGGGCTCGGTGCGACCCTCATCTTCGCCGGGCTCTTCTTCAGCCTGCTCAGCCTACGTCGGGTTTCGGCGGCGGTCGCCGACCAGGAGGTCGCGTCCCCGAGCACGCTGGCCACGACCGCCGGGTGA
- a CDS encoding arabinofuranosyltransferase: MTVDAPPLDVDGVPDWPADKATEGLPGAAKRASWRRWSRPAGHPGVLAVLTWLLATPVAFVLPGLIGKSPFTVAGWALPISGGLLLVCFGVLVAAAVRRWAPAAMEALAGVSAGLAAAWLVLVLRAALHGTPFGFGGLGGDMLRMSAAATRYTVTITSSDTTVPELPSEYPPLYSWLVGRAAVLLDQPAWRTLGDAEVLFISASLLAGFLLWRRQVGAWAALAVSCVAVLAWSDPRKAYEVMALMIFIPWVVETFTRPPRERLHWLTAGLLGGLMVVLYQAWLVYAVLGLMVLIVLAWRAEPDRLAYLRRLALVATVATVTSSWYVLPYLWALFTDGGGQLVSDLYASPYYLHGLLPFLGLQAGDQSDLLLRGLQAVGMIGLVWLLRSAWWARPLLLIAAAAFAYRLLSLVRFMLTGHTGFAHYTLRLYGVVLAIAGVLTLVHVVPLLLRRLRLAPPVGLVGVPLAILLAWGVTSYTAAWMPPANGAGSSYATAAHTEPLPGGGYPRFAPDSGRVDWFPVEPVRQAVEDATGPDPDRVTLSVDERLFSYLPWPGYLSNDRTAGGTLSRWDERQSELLKLSEQRDPAAFAAESGATAFGPIDVFVLTRSGDELIWEDLRFHREQFDERYWVIREDLPEQVAVYVRR; this comes from the coding sequence ATGACAGTCGACGCACCCCCGCTTGATGTCGACGGTGTGCCGGACTGGCCGGCCGACAAGGCCACCGAAGGCCTACCCGGCGCGGCGAAGCGGGCCAGCTGGCGCCGGTGGAGCAGACCGGCCGGTCACCCCGGCGTACTCGCGGTGCTGACCTGGCTGCTCGCGACGCCGGTCGCGTTCGTTCTGCCGGGGTTGATCGGCAAGAGCCCGTTCACGGTGGCGGGGTGGGCCCTGCCGATCTCCGGCGGTCTGCTGCTCGTCTGCTTCGGCGTCCTGGTCGCTGCGGCCGTCCGCCGCTGGGCGCCAGCGGCGATGGAGGCACTTGCCGGAGTCAGCGCCGGGCTGGCGGCCGCCTGGCTGGTGCTGGTCCTGCGCGCCGCGCTGCACGGCACGCCGTTCGGCTTCGGCGGCCTCGGCGGTGACATGTTGCGGATGTCCGCCGCGGCGACCCGGTACACCGTGACCATCACCAGCTCCGACACGACAGTGCCCGAGCTGCCGTCGGAGTACCCGCCGCTGTACTCCTGGCTGGTCGGCCGGGCCGCCGTGCTGCTCGACCAGCCTGCCTGGCGGACCCTCGGCGACGCCGAGGTGCTGTTCATCTCGGCGTCGTTGCTGGCCGGATTCCTGTTGTGGCGTCGTCAGGTCGGGGCCTGGGCGGCGTTGGCGGTGTCCTGCGTCGCGGTGCTGGCCTGGTCGGACCCGCGCAAGGCGTACGAGGTCATGGCCTTGATGATCTTCATCCCGTGGGTGGTGGAGACCTTCACCCGGCCGCCGCGCGAGCGGCTGCACTGGCTGACCGCCGGACTGCTCGGCGGCCTGATGGTCGTGCTGTACCAGGCCTGGTTGGTCTACGCCGTGCTCGGCCTGATGGTGCTCATCGTGCTGGCCTGGCGGGCCGAGCCGGACCGGCTGGCCTACCTCCGGCGGCTGGCGCTGGTCGCGACCGTCGCCACCGTCACCTCCTCCTGGTACGTCCTGCCGTACCTCTGGGCGCTGTTCACCGATGGTGGCGGCCAGTTGGTCTCCGATCTCTACGCGTCGCCGTACTACCTGCACGGGCTGCTGCCCTTCCTGGGGCTGCAGGCGGGCGACCAGAGCGACCTGCTGCTTCGTGGTCTGCAGGCGGTCGGGATGATCGGCCTGGTCTGGTTGCTGCGCTCCGCCTGGTGGGCCCGGCCCCTGCTGCTGATCGCGGCGGCGGCGTTCGCGTACCGGCTGCTGTCGCTCGTCCGGTTCATGCTCACCGGGCACACCGGGTTCGCCCACTACACCCTGCGGCTGTACGGGGTGGTGCTGGCCATCGCGGGGGTGCTGACCCTCGTGCATGTCGTGCCGCTGCTGCTGCGCCGGCTGCGGTTGGCCCCGCCGGTCGGGCTGGTCGGCGTACCGCTCGCGATTCTGTTGGCCTGGGGTGTCACGTCGTACACGGCCGCCTGGATGCCGCCCGCGAACGGTGCCGGATCGTCCTACGCCACCGCCGCCCACACCGAGCCACTGCCCGGTGGTGGCTATCCGCGTTTCGCGCCGGACTCCGGTCGTGTGGACTGGTTCCCGGTCGAACCGGTGCGCCAAGCGGTCGAGGACGCCACCGGACCGGATCCCGACCGGGTGACGCTCAGCGTCGACGAACGGCTCTTCTCGTATCTGCCCTGGCCGGGGTACCTGAGCAACGACCGTACCGCCGGGGGCACCCTGTCCCGGTGGGACGAACGCCAGAGCGAGCTGCTGAAACTGTCCGAGCAGCGGGACCCGGCGGCCTTCGCCGCCGAGTCGGGCGCGACCGCGTTCGGTCCGATCGACGTGTTCGTGCTGACCAGATCCGGTGACGAGCTGATCTGGGAAGATCTGCGGTTCCACCGGGAGCAGTTCGACGAGCGCTACTGGGTGATCCGCGAGGACCTGCCGGAGCAGGTGGCGGTCTACGTCCGTCGGTGA
- a CDS encoding PspC domain-containing protein has translation MSRRLVRPRNGRMFAGVCAGLAQRFGMSAGMVRLLFVLSLLLPGTQVIIYLALWIVMPNEDR, from the coding sequence ATGAGCCGCAGACTGGTACGCCCCCGCAACGGACGGATGTTCGCCGGTGTCTGCGCCGGCCTGGCCCAGCGATTCGGCATGTCGGCGGGGATGGTGCGACTGCTCTTCGTGCTTTCCCTGCTACTGCCAGGCACACAGGTGATCATCTATCTGGCACTGTGGATCGTGATGCCGAACGAGGACCGCTGA
- a CDS encoding DUF5941 domain-containing protein, with translation MTLAILAPRLSGSSTGLGELRTSGGASLASRLQAQLATATATATATDTPAEAQVTDLPGLAVLAERSDQPILLCAADVVAHTEVFRLLAEGAPASTRALLLPPGQPDTVGATRLAARRGQLVAVPADADGPAGRADGATGPAFGGVLRVGVTDLPALAVAARRVAERAHVAGRHPLDDVLDELVAGGATVAAYPLRELVARRVADQTELAEAEAEVRAVDPDRARLRLAVKEHDDLFATYCVSSWSPKVTKFAARIGLSPTGVTAISVAVAAAAAALFAVGDRPLLLLGGVLLYLGFVLDCVDGQLARYTGRFSAFGGWLDTIADRGKEYLVYAGLGIGVELSGHGDGWLLATAAIVLQTVRHMTDAWYGALHDKAVRRVPAAPDTSSAAGVGSRLSQVSDRVLAAPGSPIYWAKRTIVFPIGERWALIAVTAALFGPRISLLAVLGWGVLAAGYTLALRTLRARSMRVPVLAAVDTARYRDDGPSARLFARRHRVEPAAADLPAAAVPAAAGQLPIVLAAVAAAAVVLMLTSIGLPPAPGAAALLVGGGAVLLAGAASAFRPASGALDWLVPAGLRAAELLVVVAAGTIAEVPPAITYGLLLVLALHHYDLTARLEKRLGAPALHRWSLGWDGRLLLVVTVTAGPLLLAAALPDAFDPALTASVALTTLIGYLTVHFIATAAIDQRRPVTAAPTPAAVPTQTATSARIPVPRHPATAAASLDPAGRPAGTITGDIK, from the coding sequence GTGACTCTGGCGATCCTGGCCCCCCGGCTGTCTGGCTCCTCGACCGGTCTGGGGGAATTGCGTACCTCGGGTGGGGCTTCGCTCGCCAGTCGGCTCCAGGCGCAACTGGCCACCGCCACCGCCACCGCCACCGCCACCGACACCCCGGCTGAGGCGCAGGTGACTGACCTGCCCGGCCTGGCGGTCCTCGCCGAGCGGTCCGATCAGCCGATCCTGCTCTGCGCCGCCGACGTGGTCGCCCACACCGAGGTGTTCCGGCTGCTGGCCGAAGGAGCACCGGCGAGCACCCGGGCGTTGCTGCTGCCGCCGGGGCAGCCGGACACCGTCGGCGCGACCCGGTTGGCCGCCCGACGAGGTCAGCTCGTCGCGGTGCCCGCCGATGCCGACGGCCCTGCCGGGCGCGCCGACGGCGCCACCGGACCGGCCTTCGGTGGGGTGCTGCGGGTCGGTGTCACCGATCTGCCGGCGCTGGCCGTGGCCGCCCGTCGGGTCGCCGAGCGGGCCCACGTCGCCGGCCGCCACCCGCTCGACGACGTGCTCGACGAGTTGGTGGCCGGCGGTGCCACCGTCGCCGCGTACCCGCTGCGGGAGCTGGTCGCCCGGCGCGTCGCCGACCAGACCGAGCTCGCCGAGGCGGAGGCCGAGGTGCGCGCCGTCGACCCGGACCGGGCCCGGCTGCGGCTGGCGGTCAAGGAACACGACGACCTGTTCGCCACGTACTGCGTGAGTAGCTGGTCGCCGAAGGTGACCAAGTTTGCCGCCCGCATCGGGCTGAGCCCGACCGGCGTCACCGCCATCTCGGTCGCCGTCGCGGCGGCCGCGGCGGCGTTGTTCGCCGTCGGCGACCGGCCGCTGCTGCTGCTCGGCGGGGTACTGCTCTACCTCGGATTCGTGCTCGACTGCGTGGACGGCCAACTCGCCCGGTACACCGGGCGGTTCAGCGCCTTCGGTGGCTGGCTGGACACCATCGCCGACCGTGGCAAGGAGTACCTGGTCTACGCCGGCCTCGGGATCGGGGTGGAGCTGTCCGGACACGGCGACGGGTGGCTGCTGGCCACCGCCGCGATCGTGCTGCAGACCGTCCGGCACATGACCGACGCCTGGTACGGGGCGCTGCACGACAAGGCGGTCCGACGGGTCCCCGCCGCCCCCGACACCTCGTCGGCGGCCGGCGTGGGCAGCCGGCTCAGCCAGGTCTCCGACCGGGTGCTGGCCGCTCCCGGCTCGCCGATCTACTGGGCCAAGCGCACCATCGTCTTCCCGATCGGTGAGCGGTGGGCACTGATCGCCGTCACCGCCGCGCTGTTCGGACCGCGGATCAGCCTGCTCGCCGTCCTCGGCTGGGGGGTGCTCGCCGCCGGCTACACACTTGCCCTGCGTACGCTGCGGGCCCGATCGATGCGGGTCCCGGTGCTCGCGGCGGTCGACACCGCCCGGTACCGCGACGACGGACCGTCCGCCCGGCTGTTCGCCCGTCGCCACCGCGTCGAGCCGGCAGCAGCCGACCTCCCGGCCGCTGCGGTGCCGGCAGCGGCCGGCCAGTTGCCGATCGTCCTGGCCGCCGTGGCCGCGGCGGCTGTGGTGCTGATGCTTACCAGCATCGGATTGCCCCCGGCTCCCGGCGCGGCGGCGCTGCTGGTCGGCGGGGGCGCGGTGCTGCTGGCTGGCGCCGCCAGCGCCTTCCGGCCGGCCAGCGGTGCTCTCGACTGGCTGGTCCCGGCCGGGCTGCGGGCCGCCGAACTCCTCGTCGTGGTCGCGGCCGGCACGATCGCCGAGGTGCCGCCGGCGATCACCTACGGCCTGCTGCTGGTTCTCGCGCTGCACCACTACGACCTCACTGCCCGGCTGGAGAAGCGGCTCGGCGCGCCCGCGCTGCACCGGTGGAGCCTCGGGTGGGACGGGCGGCTGCTGCTGGTCGTCACGGTGACCGCCGGCCCGCTCCTGCTCGCCGCCGCCCTGCCGGACGCGTTCGACCCGGCCCTGACCGCGAGCGTGGCGCTCACCACGCTCATCGGCTACCTGACGGTGCACTTCATCGCCACCGCAGCGATCGACCAGCGTCGCCCCGTCACCGCGGCACCAACCCCCGCCGCTGTGCCGACCCAGACCGCTACATCCGCCCGGATCCCCGTACCTCGGCATCCCGCTACTGCGGCGGCATCCCTCGACCCCGCTGGCCGCCCCGCTGGCACGATCACAGGTGATATCAAATGA
- a CDS encoding bifunctional glycosyltransferase/CDP-glycerol:glycerophosphate glycerophosphotransferase → MTLISIVVPVYKVQGYLRECLDSLLGQSFTDVEVIAVDDCSPDTSGEILAEYAARDPRLTVLSLPANAGLGGARNAGLDVATGEYVWFLDSDDWLSEGALRAVANRLRDTTPDVLIVDHVRVFWNNHEAASALRQAFTTTPGAAVFDVSTRPETLRVLHTAWNKVTRREFLVDLGLRFADGWYEDVSFTFPLLVAAERVTVLDRVCVNYRQRRTGAITRTRSPRHFEMFDHWGHTFDWLDARGGQRVDAVRPQLFALMISHYLMVLGHSGRLPRKLHQQFFARAHADYQRRLPPGGYPAPGGLEGLKRRLLAANRWRTFAALRVGQRARKKLVSTVKRTGGPVKRGLRDLARRTRRTALLGYYRLQLRLPMDESLALYAAYWYRGYSCNPAAIHAKTAEIAPQLNGVWVVRRDRADSMPAGVPYVVAGTRRYYRALARAKWLINNVNFPDYVRKRPGSVHVQTHHGTPVKVMGLDQQRHPIGATSMNFPRLLRRVDRWDFSVSANHFSTQMWERAYPGDFESLNTGYPRNDRLALATAADAAAARESLGIGPDERVVLYLPTHREHQPGWQPDFDADEFAEVLGPDAWLLIRSHYFHDRQRTGRASDAPASGRIRDMSSHPAVEDLYLAADVLITDYSSAMFDYAVLDRPIVIYAPDAEAYAMARGVYFDVTAEPPGAVATTFGHLLDLFRTAAVDNDAAVKARTQFRARFCHLDDGNAAERVVRRALLGERG, encoded by the coding sequence ATGACGCTGATCAGCATCGTTGTGCCGGTCTACAAGGTGCAGGGTTACCTGCGGGAGTGTCTGGACTCCCTTCTCGGCCAGTCGTTCACCGACGTGGAAGTCATCGCGGTGGACGACTGCTCGCCGGACACCTCCGGGGAGATCCTCGCCGAGTACGCCGCCCGCGATCCCCGGCTGACCGTGCTGTCGTTGCCGGCCAACGCCGGTCTCGGGGGTGCCCGCAACGCCGGCCTGGACGTGGCGACCGGCGAATACGTCTGGTTTCTCGACAGCGACGACTGGCTGTCCGAGGGTGCGCTACGGGCGGTCGCCAACCGGCTACGCGACACCACGCCGGACGTACTGATCGTCGACCACGTACGGGTGTTCTGGAACAACCACGAAGCGGCCAGCGCACTGCGTCAGGCGTTCACGACCACGCCCGGTGCGGCGGTGTTCGACGTGTCGACCCGGCCCGAGACGCTCCGGGTGTTGCACACCGCCTGGAACAAGGTCACCCGTCGGGAGTTCCTCGTCGACCTCGGGCTGCGCTTCGCCGACGGCTGGTACGAGGACGTGTCGTTCACCTTCCCCCTACTGGTGGCAGCCGAGCGGGTCACCGTGCTCGATCGGGTCTGCGTCAACTACCGGCAGCGCCGCACCGGTGCGATCACCCGGACCCGCAGCCCTCGGCACTTCGAAATGTTCGACCACTGGGGGCACACCTTCGACTGGCTGGACGCCCGGGGTGGCCAGCGGGTCGACGCGGTACGGCCGCAGCTGTTCGCGCTGATGATCAGCCACTATCTGATGGTGCTGGGGCACAGCGGTCGGCTGCCCCGGAAACTGCATCAGCAGTTCTTCGCCCGGGCGCACGCCGACTACCAGCGGCGGCTGCCGCCCGGCGGGTACCCGGCACCAGGCGGACTCGAAGGGCTCAAGCGCAGACTGTTGGCCGCCAACCGGTGGCGTACCTTCGCCGCGCTGCGGGTCGGGCAACGCGCCCGCAAGAAGCTGGTCTCGACCGTCAAGCGGACCGGCGGCCCGGTCAAGCGCGGGCTGCGGGACCTGGCCCGCCGCACCCGCCGCACGGCCCTGCTCGGCTATTACCGTCTGCAGTTGCGGCTGCCGATGGACGAATCGCTGGCACTGTACGCGGCCTACTGGTACCGGGGCTACAGCTGCAATCCGGCGGCGATCCACGCCAAGACCGCCGAGATCGCGCCGCAGCTCAACGGCGTGTGGGTGGTCCGGCGGGACCGGGCCGACAGCATGCCGGCCGGGGTGCCGTACGTCGTGGCCGGCACCCGGCGCTACTACCGGGCGCTGGCTCGCGCCAAGTGGCTGATCAACAACGTCAACTTTCCCGACTACGTCCGCAAGCGGCCCGGCTCGGTGCACGTCCAGACCCATCACGGCACCCCGGTCAAGGTGATGGGGCTGGACCAGCAACGCCACCCGATCGGCGCCACCTCGATGAACTTCCCCCGGCTGCTGCGCAGGGTGGACCGGTGGGATTTCAGCGTCAGCGCCAACCACTTCTCCACCCAGATGTGGGAGCGGGCGTACCCGGGTGACTTCGAGTCGCTCAACACCGGCTACCCGCGTAACGACCGGCTGGCGCTGGCCACCGCCGCCGACGCGGCCGCCGCCCGCGAATCGCTCGGCATCGGCCCGGACGAGCGGGTGGTGCTCTACCTGCCCACCCACCGGGAACATCAGCCCGGCTGGCAGCCCGACTTCGACGCCGACGAGTTCGCCGAGGTCCTCGGGCCGGACGCCTGGCTGCTGATCCGTAGCCACTACTTCCACGACCGGCAGCGCACCGGGCGGGCCTCGGACGCGCCGGCCAGCGGCCGGATCCGGGACATGTCGAGCCACCCCGCGGTGGAGGACCTGTACCTCGCGGCCGACGTTCTCATCACGGACTATTCTTCGGCGATGTTCGACTATGCGGTGCTGGACCGGCCGATCGTGATCTACGCGCCCGACGCCGAGGCGTACGCGATGGCCCGGGGCGTCTACTTCGACGTCACCGCCGAGCCGCCGGGGGCGGTCGCCACCACCTTCGGCCACCTGCTGGACCTGTTCCGGACCGCAGCGGTCGACAACGACGCCGCGGTCAAGGCACGGACCCAGTTCCGGGCCCGCTTCTGCCACCTCGACGACGGAAACGCCGCCGAACGGGTGGTCCGCCGGGCACTGCTCGGCGAGCGGGGCTGA
- a CDS encoding glycosyltransferase family 2 protein, producing MGALLSVVVPIYNVARYLTECLDSLAAQTHADVEFILVDDGSTDGSGDIAAARAAADPRFQLIRQPNRGLGAARNTGIRAATGDYLAFADSDDVLPLYAYEVLVGTLESTGSQIVSGNVALFNSRGLWQSPLHRGTHRQTWLGVRLRSRRNLVYDRLACNKVFRRDFWADHDLWFPEGVRYEDIPVTIPAYALAETIDVLPVVVYHWRQREAGAEESISQRQAEVANLVDRFAAVRSASRALAAVGDRAMKKHYDTTALRSDLRMFLHLLPDVADAGYRQRFLELAGEFLTEVEPVVLDRLDPGLRVAWRLAAEGRLPELLTVVTATRTGGAPPAVSGVPVALYRTKPRLRTALGSVTWPDGRLQISGNALRAPTSTGRPGPMLRALWLREQGQARRPLPARAQSRLLRSRTVQPAVDDLPAWSGFAASIPARALRSAAGWRPGTWLVMTGVVDRAGQPTTGPVQVGEIVPALPAAWVAPGVRIVPVLHDGALRLRVERPVAWATAVRVHDDHLVIGGAVVAGGTVPLTLTLSRTPQVVWRRYPTTAEPGPDGTTGPGGAAFSCRIPLADLRAGVGPQTAVGTPVQGWLVGCATGDGLDPGGADRELPVGDGFVELHPAVEWPGLLVEPADHGQLSVRLLPAGPLVTWASVDDSGLTLGGACVVGGAPSLVVLRHAADLRDAAAPADRELPVEAVDEGWLVRVPATGPDRPDPGRWWFGFRPADGDQVRELPMSLRVREGLGLADAAAPRSAPVRLVPDRLHRVALVSS from the coding sequence ATGGGTGCATTGCTCAGCGTCGTCGTTCCGATCTACAACGTGGCGCGATACCTGACCGAATGCCTCGACTCACTGGCCGCCCAGACCCACGCCGACGTCGAGTTCATCCTGGTCGACGACGGATCGACCGACGGTAGCGGGGACATCGCCGCGGCGCGCGCCGCGGCCGACCCCCGGTTCCAGCTGATCCGGCAGCCGAACCGAGGGCTGGGCGCCGCCCGTAACACCGGCATCCGGGCGGCGACCGGCGACTACCTGGCCTTCGCCGACAGTGACGACGTTCTTCCGCTGTACGCGTACGAGGTGCTGGTCGGCACACTGGAGTCGACCGGTTCGCAGATCGTTTCCGGCAACGTTGCCCTGTTCAACTCGCGAGGTCTGTGGCAGTCACCGTTGCATCGCGGCACGCACCGGCAGACCTGGCTCGGCGTGCGGCTACGCAGCCGACGCAACCTCGTCTACGACCGGCTGGCCTGCAACAAGGTATTCCGGCGGGACTTCTGGGCCGACCACGACCTGTGGTTCCCCGAAGGCGTGCGCTACGAGGACATCCCGGTCACGATCCCGGCGTACGCGCTGGCCGAGACGATCGACGTGCTGCCGGTCGTCGTCTACCACTGGCGGCAGCGCGAAGCCGGTGCCGAGGAGTCGATCAGTCAGCGGCAGGCCGAGGTGGCGAACCTGGTGGACCGCTTCGCGGCGGTCCGCAGTGCCAGCCGGGCCCTCGCCGCGGTCGGTGACCGGGCGATGAAGAAGCACTACGACACGACTGCGCTCCGCAGCGATCTGCGGATGTTCCTGCACCTGCTGCCGGATGTGGCGGACGCGGGATATCGGCAACGGTTCCTGGAACTGGCCGGTGAGTTCCTCACCGAGGTGGAGCCGGTCGTGCTGGATCGCCTCGACCCCGGGCTGCGGGTGGCGTGGCGACTGGCCGCCGAGGGTCGGCTGCCGGAACTGCTGACCGTCGTGACGGCTACCCGGACCGGCGGTGCGCCGCCGGCCGTGTCCGGGGTGCCGGTGGCGCTGTACCGGACGAAGCCTCGGCTGCGTACGGCGCTGGGGTCGGTCACCTGGCCGGACGGCCGGCTACAGATCTCGGGTAACGCCTTGCGCGCCCCCACGTCGACGGGCCGACCGGGACCGATGTTGCGTGCCCTGTGGCTGCGGGAACAGGGACAAGCCCGGCGGCCGTTGCCGGCTCGGGCCCAGTCGCGGTTGCTACGCAGCCGGACGGTGCAGCCGGCGGTCGACGACCTGCCGGCCTGGTCCGGGTTCGCGGCGTCGATCCCCGCCCGGGCACTGCGCTCCGCCGCCGGCTGGCGGCCGGGAACCTGGCTGGTGATGACCGGCGTCGTCGACCGCGCCGGTCAGCCGACGACCGGACCGGTCCAGGTGGGGGAGATCGTGCCGGCCTTGCCGGCAGCCTGGGTCGCACCCGGTGTACGGATCGTCCCGGTGCTGCACGACGGAGCCCTGCGGCTGCGGGTGGAGCGGCCGGTGGCGTGGGCTACCGCGGTCCGGGTCCACGACGATCATCTGGTGATCGGCGGAGCTGTCGTCGCCGGCGGTACGGTGCCGTTGACGTTGACGCTGTCGAGGACGCCGCAGGTGGTGTGGCGGCGCTATCCGACCACCGCCGAACCCGGACCCGATGGGACGACCGGCCCGGGCGGTGCCGCGTTCAGTTGCCGGATTCCGTTGGCCGACCTGCGGGCAGGTGTCGGACCGCAGACGGCCGTCGGCACCCCGGTGCAGGGATGGTTGGTCGGCTGCGCGACCGGCGACGGACTCGACCCGGGCGGTGCCGACCGGGAGTTGCCGGTTGGGGACGGCTTCGTGGAGTTGCATCCGGCCGTGGAGTGGCCGGGTCTGCTGGTGGAGCCAGCCGACCACGGTCAGCTGTCGGTCCGACTGCTGCCGGCCGGACCGTTGGTGACCTGGGCCAGCGTCGACGACAGCGGGTTGACCCTGGGCGGCGCGTGCGTCGTCGGTGGGGCGCCGTCACTGGTGGTGCTGCGGCACGCGGCTGACCTGCGGGACGCGGCGGCGCCGGCGGATCGGGAACTGCCGGTCGAGGCGGTCGACGAAGGCTGGCTGGTCCGAGTACCGGCGACCGGCCCGGACCGGCCAGATCCGGGCCGCTGGTGGTTCGGCTTCCGCCCGGCGGACGGTGACCAGGTGCGCGAGCTGCCTATGTCACTGCGGGTCCGCGAAGGTCTCGGGCTCGCCGACGCCGCTGCTCCCAGGTCGGCACCGGTCCGGCTGGTGCCGGACCGGCTGCACCGGGTCGCTCTCGTGTCCAGCTGA